From Ipomoea triloba cultivar NCNSP0323 chromosome 5, ASM357664v1, the proteins below share one genomic window:
- the LOC116020941 gene encoding thaumatin-like protein 1 produces MALSCTAIPSLVLLLCFQGAIAAKFTFVNNCEQTVWPGILGTPELDATGFELTKGNSRTFQAPTGWSGRFWGRTGCNFDDSGQGSCLTGDCGSGQMECNGEGAQPPATLAEFTLGAGGSQDFYDVSLVDGFNLPMMVDVSGGGSGPCAPTGCGDDLNQKCPAELRTEGGRACRSACDAFKTPQYCCSGAYGSPSTCSPSVYSQIFKSVCPKSYSYAYDDTTSTFTCTDADYIITFCPPSSSSASKKGSNSSTTVGSGSGSEPAPESGSGAGAAVGTGETAMLADGTWLASLATGDSTTIHPFTAIQFLSSIIALVVLHNLFMLL; encoded by the exons ATGGCTCTCTCCTGTACTGCAATTCCCAGCCTTGTCCTGCTCCTCTGCTTTCAAG GTGCCATAGCTGCAAAATTTACATTTGTAAACAATTGTGAGCAAACAGTGTGGCCTGGAATTCTGGGCACTCCCGAGCTAGACGCCACAGGGTTTGAGCTAACCAAAGGCAATTCTCGAACATTCCAAGCCCCAACCGGGTGGTCGGGCCGGTTCTGGGGCCGAACCGGCTGCAACTTTGACGATTCGGGTCAAGGCTCATGTCTCACCGGCGACTGCGGCTCCGGCCAAATGGAGTGCAACGGCGAGGGAGCACAGCCGCCGGCGACCCTAGCCGAGTTCACCCTCGGCGCCGGCGGCTCACAGGACTTCTATGACGTCAGCTTGGTGGACGGGTTCAATCTCCCCATGATGGTGGATGTGAGTGGCGGCGGGTCGGGTCCCTGCGCGCCCACGGGTTGTGGCGACGATTTGAACCAAAAATGTCCGGCGGAGCTGAGAACCGAAGGCGGCAGAGCTTGCAGAAGCGCGTGCGACGCGTTCAAGACGCCGCAGTATTGTTGCTCCGGCGCGTACGGATCTCCGTCGACGTGTTCTCCTTCGGTGTACTCGCAGATCTTCAAATCGGTGTGCCCTAAATCGTATAGCTACGCATACGATGACACCACCAGTACTTTCACATGTACAGACGCCGATTACATCATCACATTTTGTcctccatcatcatcatctgctAG TAAAAAAGGGTCGAACTCGAGTACAACAGTTGGGTCGGGGTCAGGATCGGAGCCGGCACCGGAATCAGGATCCGGCGCCGGGGCGGCGGTGGGGACGGGGGAGACGGCGATGCTGGCGGACGGGACGTGGTTGGCAAGTTTGGCCACCGGAGATTCAACAACAATTCACCCATTTACTGCAATTCAATTTCTCTCTTCCATCATTGCTCTTGTAGTTCTACACAATTTATTTATGCTATTatag
- the LOC116019939 gene encoding cold shock domain-containing protein 3-like, whose amino-acid sequence MAEERRSRGTVVTFSDQKGYGFIKPEDGGEQLFVHQTAIKTEGFRTLHEGQDVEFVVIEKGGRYQATDVTGPDGAPLETARGGGRGYSRGGGGGYGFGGGGGGDGYKRRNGDGYRGGGGGGECFTCGRTGHLARDCDRAGGGGGGGGGGGGQCYTCGGYGHMARDCPSGGRGSGGGGGSCFNCGQQGHLARDCNGGGGGGSYGSFGGGGGGGSRKCYECGQPGHFARECNQNSTHT is encoded by the coding sequence ATGGCGGAGGAGAGGAGATCGAGAGGGACGGTGGTGACGTTCAGTGATCAGAAGGGGTACGGCTTCATCAAGCCGGAGGATGGCGGCGAGCAGCTGTTTGTGCATCAGACGGCGATAAAGACCGAAGGATTTCGGACGCTTCACGAAGGTCAAGATGTGGAGTTCGTGGTGATTGAGAAGGGAGGGAGGTATCAGGCGACTGATGTGACTGGACCGGACGGTGCGCCGCTCGAGACCGCACGCGGTGGCGGTCGGGGATATagccgcggcggcggcggcggttacGGATTCGGCGGTGGCGGTGGAGGAGACGGGTATAAACGGAGGAACGGCGATGGATAtcgtggtggtggtggaggaggagaGTGTTTTACCTGTGGGAGGACTGGACATTTGGCTAGGGATTGCGATCGGGCCGGTGgtggaggcggcggcggcggcggtggcggtggaCAGTGCTACACCTGCGGCGGTTACGGTCATATGGCTAGGGATTGCCCTAGTGGTGGCCGCGGaagcggcggcggaggaggaaGTTGTTTCAATTGCGGCCAGCAGGGGCACTTGGCTAGGGACTGtaatggcggcggcggcggcggcagttACGGCAGTTTtggaggcggcggcggtggcggatCTAGAAAGTGCTATGAATGTGGACAGCCGGGCCACTTTGCCAGGGAATGCAACCAAAACAGTACCCATACATAA
- the LOC116019938 gene encoding ferredoxin--NADP reductase, leaf-type isozyme, chloroplastic — MAAAVSAAVSLPSSKSSSLASRTSIISPEKVCFNKVPLYYRNVSSGGKLVSIRAQVTTEAPAKVEKISKKQDEGIVTNKFKPKEPYIGRCLLNTKITGDDAPGETWHMVFSTEGEVPYREGQSIGVIADGVDANGKPHKLRLYSIASSALGDFGDSKTVSLCVKRLVYTNDKGEIVKGVCSNFLCDLKPGAEVKITGPVGKEMLMPKDPNATVVMLATGTGIAPFRSFLWKMFFEKHDDYKFNGLAWLFLGVPTSSSLLYKEEFEKMQEKAPENFRLDFAVSREQTNEKGEKMYIQTRMAQYAEELWELLKKDNTFVYMCGLKGMEKGIDDIMTSLAARDGIDWAEYKRTLKKAEQWNVEVY; from the exons ATGGCTGCTGCAGTGAGTGCTGCAGTCTCTCTTCCTTCATCAAAGTCTTCCTCTCTTGCTAGCAGAACCTCTATCATCTCCCCAGAAAAAGTCTGCTTCAACAAG GTGCCTTTGTACTATAGAAATGTGTCATCTGGTGGGAAACTGGTGTCCATTAGAGCTCAGGTAACTACTGAGGCTCCTGCCAAGGTTGAGAAGATCTCCAAGAAACAGGATGAGGGTATAGTAACCAACAAGTTCAAGCCAAAAGAGCCTTACATAGGGAGATGCCTTCTTAACACCAAGATCACTGGAGATGATGCCCCTGGTGAAACTTGGCACATGGTCTTCAGTACTGAGG GGGAAGTCCCTTACAGAGAAGGACAATCTATTGGGGTTATTGCTGATGGAGTTGACGCGAATGGGAAGCCTCACAAGTTGAGGTTGTACTCAATTGCCAGCAGTGCCCTCGGTGACTTTGGAGACTCCAAGACT GTTTCTCTGTGTGTCAAAAGGCTTGTCTACACCAATGACAAGGGTGAAATCGTTAAAGGAGTTTGCTCGAACTTCTTAT GTGACTTGAAACCGGGAGCTGAAGTGAAGATTACTGGACCTGTTGGGAAGGAGATGCTCATGCCCAAGGATCCCAACGCCACTGTTGTAATG CTTGCCACTGGAACTGGAATAGCCCCTTTCCGCTCATTCTTGTGGAAGATGTTCTTCGAGAAGCACGATGACTACAAG TTCAACGGCTTGGCGTGGCTTTTCTTGGGTGTTCCCACCAGCAGCTCTTTGCTCTACAAGGAg GAATTCGAGAAGATGCAGGAGAAGGCTCCCGAGAACTTCAGGCTGGACTTTGCGGTGAGCAGAGAGCAAACGAACGAGAAAGGCGAGAAAATGTACATCCAAACCCGAATGGCGCAATACGCGGAAGAGCTGTGGGAATTGCTGAAGAAAGACAACACATTTGTGTACATGTGTGGACTTAAGGGCATGGAGAAGGGAATTGATGACATTATGACCTCACTTGCTGCTAGAGATG GCATTGACTGGGCAGAATACAAGAGAACACTGAAGAAGGCAGAGCAATGGAACGTGGAAGTCTACTAA
- the LOC116019937 gene encoding calcium-dependent protein kinase 28-like, which yields MGICLSSSKVISGSNSNSNPTAKPRSETTATSAQDERSRCNRRKAKEPCEKYRNLNVKPSHRSQTVVIPCGKRTDFGYDKDFDKRYSIGKLLGHGQFGYTYVATDKSVGDRVAVKRIEKKKMLLPMAVEDVKREVKILKALTGHENVVQFHNAFEDEDYVYIVMELCEGGELLDRILAKKDSRYTEKDAAIVVRQMLKVAAECHLHGLVHRDMKPENFLFKSPKEDSPLKATDFGLSDFIRPGKKFHDIVGSAYYVAPEVLKRRSGPQSDVWSIGVITYILLCGRRPFWDKTEDGIFKEVLRNKPDFRRKPWPSISNSAKDFVKKLLVKDPRARLTAAQALSHPWVREGGNASDIPLDISVLSNMRQFVKYSRLKQFALQALATTLDDEELADLKDQFAAIDVDKNGVISLEEMRQALAKDLPWRMKDSRVIEILQAIDVNTDGLIDFTEFVAATLHVHQMEEHNSEKWLQRSQAAFQKFDVDRDGFITPEELKMHTGLKGSIDPLLEEADIDKDGKISLSEFRRLLRTASMSSQTITSPSVKGGGSRGFSK from the exons ATGGGTATTTGCCTTTCGAGCTCAAAAGTAATTAGTGGCTCCAACAGCAACAGCAATCCCACCGCGAAGCCGCGGTCTGAGACCACTGCCACATCAGCACAGGATGAGAGATCACGGTGTAATCGAAGGAAGGCCAAAGAGCCATGCGAGAAATATAGGAATTTAAATGTTAAGCCCAGTCACAGGAGTCAAACTGTGGTTATCCCTTGTGGGAAAAGAACGGATTTTGGGTATGATAAGGATTTTGATAAGCGGTATAGCATTGGGAAGTTGTTGGGACATGGTCAATTTGGATATACCTATGTTGCTACTGATAAGTCTGTTGGAGATCGCGTTGCTGTTAAAAGAATCGAGAAGAAGAAG ATGCTTCTTCCCATGGCAGTTGAGGATGTCAAGCGAGAAGTCAAAATATTGAAGGCCTTAACTGGTCATGAGAACGTGGTTCAATTTCATAATGCATTTGAGGATGAggattatgtatatattgtaaTGGA gttatgTGAAGGTGGAGAACTTCTGGACCGTATTTTAGCAAA AAAAGACAGCCGTTATACTGAAAAAGATGCAGCTATAGTTGTACGGCAGATGCTAAAAGTTGCAGCAGAATGTCATTTACATGGCCTGGTGCATCGTGATATGAAACCAGAG aattttcttttcaaatcacCAAAAGAGGATTCTCCACTTAAGGCCACGGATTTTGGTCTTTCAGATTTCATAAGACCAG GGAAGAAATTTCATGATATTGTTGGTAGTGCATATTATGTTGCCCCAGAGGTACTGAAACGTAGATCAGGTCCTCAATCCGATGTATGGAGCATTGGTGTTATAACCTATATTTTGCTCTGTGGCCGGCGGCCCTTCTGGGATAAAACCGAAGATGGGATATTCAAGGAG GTGCTACGAAACAAACCTGATTTCCGTCGCAAGCCATGGCCAAGCATAAGCAACAGTGCTAaagattttgttaaaaaattattggTGAAGGACCCTCGTGCTAGACTTACTGCTGCCCAGGCCCTGT CACATCCGTGGGTCCGAGAAGGTGGTAATGCATCCGACATTCCTCTAGACATCTCTGTTCTGTCCAATATGCGGCAATTTGTTAAATACAGCCGCCTAAAGCAGTTTGCATTACAG GCATTAGCAACCACACTAGACGATGAGGAGTTGGCTGATCTAAAAGATCAATTTGCTGCCATTGATGTGGATAAAAATGGTGTCATTAGTCTTGAAGAAATGAGACAG GCTCTTGCTAAGGATCTTCCATGGAGAATGAAAGACTCACGCGTAATTGAGATTCTTCAAGCG ATTGATGTCAATACTGATGGTCTCATAGATTTCACCGAGTTTGTTGCTGCCACTTTACATGTTCATCAGATGGAGGAACACAACTCAGAAAAATGGCTGCAAAGATCACAAGCTGCTTTTCAGAAATTTGATGTTGACAGAGATGGATTTATTACTCCCGAAGAACTTAAAATG CATACGGGCTTAAAAGGTTCCATAGACCCACTTCTCGAGGAAGCAGACATTGACAAAGATGGGAAAATAAGCTTATCAGAATTCCGCAGGCTTTTAAGAACTGCAAGTATGAGTTCACAGACCATTACTAGCCCCTCCGTGAAGGGAGGGGGTTCAAGAGGATTTTCGAAATGA